The genomic window tcaaggcctgattggtggagggctgcatagatggttgtccttctggaagtttctcccatctccacagaggaactctggagctctgtcagagtgaccatcaggttcttggtcacctccctgaccaaggccattctccccctattgctcagtttggccgggcagccagctctaggaagagtcttggtggtttcaaactttttctatttaagaatgatggaggccactgtgttcttggggaccttcaatgctgcagaaatgttttggtacccttcccaagatctgtgccttgacacaatcctgtctcggagctctacagacaattcctttaatctcgtggcttggtttttgctctgacatgcactgtcaactgtgggaccttatatagacaggtgtttgcctttctaAATCAAgaccaatcaatttaatttaccataggcagactccaatcaagttgtagaaatctcaaggatgatcaatggaaacaggatgcactggagctcaattttgagtcacatagcaaagtgtctgaatacttatgtaaataagttattcgtttttattttttaatacatttgcaaacaattcaaaaactcttttcactttgtcattatggtgtagattgctgagatttaaaaaaaaatgtatttaatccattttagaataaggctgtaacgtaacaaaatgataTATTATATGCTATAGAATAAAAGTTGTGTGATTAGGCCTCAACTAGTCAGCAAAGGAGAATAGCCATACAAAATACTACTCTGTCTGGTTGAGGTACTTTTTGTAGGCTTGTTTATTGTCATCCTCTTCTTTCAATCTCTTACGAGCAGATTTTTCCATTTCCAGCAGTTTCACATACAGGGCCTCTGACATGTCGTCATCGATGTCCAtctaaaaaaaacagaaaacaccAAAGTCATGAGAAAAAAGCTAGATAACATCGACTTAAAACCCCTTTTaaaattttatttaactaggcaagtcagttaagaacaaattcttatttacaagaacagcctaggaacggtgggtcaactgccttgttcagggccagaacgacagaccttgtcagctcggggattcgatctagcaacctttcggttactggcccaacgctttaaccactaggctaccctgccgccccaaaggcAAGAACAAGCCTATCAGACCGAAACAGCAATCTAGAATCTGTTCACAACTTTAATATTACAGATGCTTATCTTGGGGCCTAGCTTTCTATCGTGTTTGCTTACTGTCTTTTGAATatgatttggtgtgtgtgtgtgtgggggggatattATTAAATGAGGACTGTGAAAGACACACTCACTTGTCGAGGCTGCGTGTAGTTGCTCCCCATGCCTGACGTCAAACTATGATACTTTGCCCTCGGATCCAGGGACTCCGTTTTTTCCAGAAACAGCGAGTGCTATTAAAAGGCAGGATGACATATCAGATTATGAAATATGACTCAGATGTATTATCTAAACATTTCAAGCTGTTAAGAGTGACATTTTCAAACGTAAAAGCATCTTCCGGGTAAACACACAAAGACCATCAGATAAGCATGGCTGGAGTGATAATGCAGCAATACTACGAATATACCTCAATGCTTGTTGTAAGGACGCAGTGGTAATTAACTGTAAAATACTAAGAAAATACGCATTTCATATTTAAATATTCTTATGCTGTAAAATATCCAATAATTGCCAAAACAGATCAAAGATGCAGAATGTAAAAACAAGTTAATTGATGGTAACATTACATAAAAAAGACGATACACGTTCGGTTACCCGGACACATATTCTGCTTTTTAGTTCAGGAATAAGCATTTGACCTCTAACCAGGAAACCAGCCCATAAATATGTACAATATTAGATGTTAATATGTAAATAATACATATCTGAACTGTTTAGATTGGTTTCTGAGAGGCATACCAATGCTCCAGCTCCATTGTGCGGTGTCAGTGTGAACGTGTTGGTGAATATTCTTATCTGTTCATGAAGACAAAACATGTTGAGTAACAATACAAGTTGTACAAATGAGATTTTCTGATGATATCACAAGACCACAACAAATTGTGTCAAAACAGTAAAAGAAGACTGAAGAGTAAAAAAACAACTTACAAGATACATGATGGGCATGATGAGGGTCCAGAAGAAGGAGGGGAGGATGCCATAGGTAAGGTTGGTCATCACCAGCCCTGGACAAATCACTGATGAGTACAGCCCCTGTCAatcgtgtaaaaaaaaaaaaaaaaaaaaaaaaataatataataataataataataataaataaatatatacacacagtgccttgcgaaagtattcggcccccttgaactttgcgaacttttgccacattccaggcttcaaacataaagatataaaactgtatttttttgtgaagaatcaacaacaagtgggacacaatcatgaagtggaacgacattttttggatatttcaaacctttttaacaaatcaaaaacggaaaaattgggcgtgcaaaattattcagcccctttactttcagtgcagcaaactctctccagaagttcagtgaggatctctgaatgatccaatgttgacctaaatgactaatgatgataaatacaatccacctgtgtgtaatcaagtctccgtataaatgcacctgcactgtgatagtctcagaggtccgttaaaagcgcagagagcatcatgaagaacaaggaacacaccaggcaggtccgagatactgttgtgaagaagtttaaagccggatatggatacaaaaagatttcccaagctttaaacatcccaaggagcattgtgcaagcgataatcttgaaatggaaggagtatcagaccactgcaaatctaccaagacctggccgtccctctaaactttcagctcttACAAGGAGAAgattgatcagagatgcagccaagaggcccatgatcactctggatgaactgcagagatctacagctgaggtgggagactctgtccataggacaacaatcagtcgtatattgcacaaatctggcctttatggaagagaagccatttcttaaagatatccataaagagtgtcgtttaaagtttgccacaagccacctgggagacacaccaaacatgtggaagaaggtgctctggtcagatgaaaccaaaattgaactttttggcaacaatgcaagacgttatgtttggcgtaaaagcaacacagctcatcaccctgaccacaccatccccactgtcaaacatggtggtggcagcatcatggtttgggcctgcttttcttcagcagggacagggaagatggttaaaattgatgggaagatggatggagccaaatacaggaccattctggaagaaaacctgatggagtctgcaaaagacctgagactgggacggagatttgtcttccaacaagacaatgatccaaaacataaagcaatatctacaatggaatggttcaaaaataaacatatccaggtgttagaatggccaagtcaaagtccagacctgaatccaatcgagaatctgtggaaagaactgaaaactgctgttcacaaatgctctccatccaacctcactgagctcgagctgttttgcaaggagcaatggggaaaaatttcagtctctcgatgtgcaaaactgatagagacattccACAAGCGACTTACagatgtaatcgcagcaaaaggtggcgctacaaagtattaacttaagggggctgaatcattttgcacgcccaatttttcagtttttgatttgttaaaaaagtttgaaatatccaataaatgtcgttccacttcatgattgtgtcccacttgttgttgattcttcacaaaaaaaatacagttttatatctttatgtttgaagcctgaaatgtggcaaaaggtcgcaaagttcaagggggccgaatacttatATATCATTATTGATTATCTGATACATGTACTGACTTTTGAGGTAGAGTTTGACTAAATATAAAATGTCATGCAACTTGACATTATGAACAAAGTGAGGGGGCAGCATTCACAATTCCATTAGGCTCTAGCATAGACAATCCAGTctctcaccaggccaggacccAGAATGGACCCACCAGTTGCTTCTGAATTATGATTAAGGGTAAATCGTAGTTCACAGACGCTGAGACGCGATAGTCCGGCATCCTATTGTGACACAGCTACGCTTCTCTTGAGACCAACATCCGTGGGGGACGCACAGCCCGAACGCGTACCTCCCACAAATCCCAACCAATGCGACTCCGGTACGCGTCCTCTATTCATTTGAACGTGTTGACAGTTGGAGAAATTGCTTGAGTTGCTCTGAGAATGTGAAAAGTAAGCCAACGGTCCAATATTCTAAAAGACTGCTGCGCGTACGCATGCAAAATTTGGAATATGAAGAAGCCTTTAGGCAAACACAGCCATGTGCAACTGAATAAGTGTGTACCTAACCTAGTGCACATCTCTTGCAAGGATCCAAAATGGATCTGCCACAACCCACCAGTGGCTCATAGCCCAATACTGCCATGTGTAACTGAGTAAACATGTTGGCTCACCTGGCTGTTGTTGTGTCTGTTGAGGGCAAGGCTGATGAGGTCGGAGGCATACTTGGAGGATGCGTAGGGCTCGGTCCCCAGTCTGTGCTGGACATCGTCTAGACTGAAGGCCGAGCGTCTGGCATTGCTGGACGAAGTCCACACTACCCGGGAGGTCTGACCAGCCTGGCAAAGGATAGAGTCTAGCTCCCTGACCTGGAACATAGAGACGGAAAGTATGACAATGTTTGAAAGGACAGATAACCTGGAACTATAAGACAGCTGGGCTCCAGACTGCGACCATTTAATCGCATTTTGCGACCCTTTAACACCGCATTGGCGCAAGCTACACATTGTACCTGGCCTGCTGCTGTGTCGAGCGAGCCACTGCTTTCCCGGAGTAAAAAATGCTccggaagaagaagaaaaaaaatgttctGATTGTATAATATTTAAAAATCCAATTGCGGGGAAAACAGGGGGACCATTAGGCAATGCGAGCATGGGTAAGGGAGTGTGAACAGTGCGGAACCTAAGTTGGGGAAAGCTTAACTTTATGCAAATACTCTGTGATATCGCGTCACTATTGAACAATCGAAGTTCAAGACTCTTCCAGCCCCTACTGGATTGCTAGCACCCACAGGAGGGCGTAGCTTGACGAAATACAAGCGCTAGTTAAATTCATTTAGGCTACTAACAGTAGGTATTATATTTAGTTTGTGATCCAGCTAATGTGTTTTGGGTTTCCACTTACTCAGTTGGGGAATTACCCCAAAATAAACTTGAATATGATATTAGTGCACATAAAGATTCATCTCTATTGAACAATGAAACAATCATAAAATTCTGGAGCCAATTTTTAACAGTAAAATATAATAACAATAGCAACAAttcttcttaaaattaagcacattaatccactttacaaccggtgtagcctacctggcatacatatacagtgcattcagaaagtattcagaccccttgactttttccacattttattgtgttatagccttattctaaaattgattaaataaatagaTATGTTTCTACagcatgattggagtccacctgtggtaaattcaattgattggacatgatttggaaaggcaaacacctgtctatataaaggtcccacagttgtgggtgcatgtcagagcaaaaaccaagctgaggtcagggaagtgaccaagaacccgatggtcactctgacagtgctctagagttcctctgtggagatgggagaaccttccagaaggacaaccatctctgcagcactccaccaatcaaccatctctgcagcactccaccaatggtagagtggccagacggaagccactgctcagttaaaggcacatgacagcccgcttggagtttgccaaaaggcacctaaagactctcagaccatgggaaaccaagattgaactctttggcctgaatgtgtcacatctggatgaaacctggcaccatccatacggtgaagcatgctgtaggggtgtttttcagtggca from Oncorhynchus masou masou isolate Uvic2021 chromosome 3, UVic_Omas_1.1, whole genome shotgun sequence includes these protein-coding regions:
- the LOC135516996 gene encoding 3-keto-steroid reductase/17-beta-hydroxysteroid dehydrogenase 7-like, with protein sequence MEKVILVTGANSGIGLALCERLLYEDSQLQLCLACRNMQRAEAARSALLTSHPDAQIDLLHLDVGSVRSVLHAAHKVKARYNRLDYLYLNAGIMPNPQIDIKAFFKGLFSSNVVKMFATAEGLLTQQDRVNKDGLQEVFATNLFGHFVLVRELDSILCQAGQTSRVVWTSSSNARRSAFSLDDVQHRLGTEPYASSKYASDLISLALNRHNNSQGLYSSVICPGLVMTNLTYGILPSFFWTLIMPIMYLIRIFTNTFTLTPHNGAGALHSLFLEKTESLDPRAKYHSLTSGMGSNYTQPRQMDIDDDMSEALYVKLLEMEKSARKRLKEEDDNKQAYKKYLNQTE